GGTGAGACAACCGGTCGGCACGCGCTGATACCGCAGGTCGCGAACCACTGACCACTCGGCGATTAATCGAAAAAACTCGGTCACAACCTCTGGCGGAACGCCCCCGTCACCACTATGTTGTCGATCATGGTTGAGGTCGCGAAGTTGCAGATCGCACCTTGACCGCCCCCGCCCTCGTGGCCCCGAGAACTCCGCGGACCGGTGCCGTTGCACTCCCCTCCCCCGACCGGCACCGGCCCGCGGGCCCAAAGGTACGGAGCTGAAGGGCTCCTCCGAACCCCGGAGGAGCCCTTCGGTGATTTCAGCGCACCGAGCGGACGCGGAGGACGAACGCCCCGGCCGCGAGCGTCGCGACCGCCGAAGCGGCGAACAGTCCCGGGTAGCCGCCCAGTTCGGCCAGGATCACGGTGGCGGAGACCGGCGCGATCACCTGCGGCAGCGCGTTCGCGATGTTGATGACGCCCAGGTCCTTGGCGCGGTCCTGCGCGGCGGGCAGCACCTCGGTGAGGATGGCCAGCGCCACCGCCCAGTACGCGCCGAAGCCGACCCCGAGCAGCGGGGACGCCGCCAGCGCTGCGGGCCAGGTCTGCCACAGCACCAGCACCACCGCCGCCGCGGCCATCACCACCACCGCGCCCAGCACGAACGGCTTGCGGCGGCCGGTCCGGTCGGACAGCGGGCCGACCACGAGGCCGCCGATCACCAGCGCGACGCCGTAGAGACCCATCATGATCAGCAGCCCGGTGTCCGGGTCCGGGTGGTGCACCGCGTCCTTGAGGAAGAACAGCAGGAAGAACGTGCCCAGCGCGTTGCCGAGGTTGATCAGGAAGTGGCAGCCCCAGGCCCACGCGAAGTCCGGGTGCCGCCGCGGCGAAACCCACAGCTCGCGCAGGACCGCGCGGAAACCGGTCGCCGGGCGCCAGTCCCGGGGCAGGGCGATGTCCCTGGTGCGCAGCACGAACGCCGCCGCACCGAGCACCACGACCGCGGCGCAGGCGAGGTAGCCGCCGGGCAGGCTGGTGACCAGGACCGTCACCAGCACGGCGCCGAGGACCGTGCCGAGCATCTGGCTGATGCCGACGAGGCCGCCGATCCGCGCCCGCTGGCCGACCGGGACCCGGTCCGGCACCGCCGAGGTGAGCGTGGCGAGCATGCCGCCGAGCCCGGCCTGCACCAGGCACCAACCGACGACCATGACCGCCACGTTCGGCGCCAGCGCCAGCACCACCAAGCCGAGCGCGCCGCACAGCGCGCCCGCGAGCGTCCACGGGTGCCGCCGCCCGAACCGCGAGCGCGTGCGGTCCGAGGCCAGCCCGACCAGCGGGTTGGTGAGCAGCGCGACCACCGCGCCGACCCCGGTGACGATGCCGAACACCAGCTCCTTGTCCGCGGCGTCCAGGTGCTCGGCCTGTTCCGGCAGCAGCACCTGGATCGGGGCGTAGATCCCCAGCCATAGCCCGATGTTCGCGCCGAAGAGCAGGCTGACCCAGCCGGCCCGGACCGGGACGTCGGGCTCGGCGAGCGCGTCGGGCGTCCGCGTTCCGGTCATGCGCGCACCAGCTTCCGGTACCAGGAGAAGGAGTCCTTGGGAGTCCGGCGCTGCGTTTCGTAGTCGACGTGCACCAGGCCGAACCGCGGCGCGTACCCCTTGGACCATTCGAAATTGTCGAGCAACGACCAAACGAAATACCCACGGACTTCAACTCCCGCCGTTATCGCGGCGGCGACGGACCGCAGGTGCGCGTCCAGGAAGTCGATGCGCTCCTGATCGTGGACGCCGTCGAAGCTCGCACCGTTCTCGGTCAGGTAGATCGGCGGCAGCTTCTCGCCGTAGCGGTCGCGCAGGCCGACCAGCAGCTCGTGCAGCGCGGCCGGCACGATCGGGGAGTCGTTGGTGGTGCGCGGAAAACCCTCGATCGGGCGAAGTTCGAACGGCAGCGGATTGCCCTCGCCGGGCGCCGCCGCGCCCTGCGGCTCGTAATAGTTGACGCCGTAGAAATCCAGCGGTTGACCGATGTTCACCAGGTCATCGGCGTATCCGGCGGGAAGGTGCGGTTCGATTTCCGCGGGATAAGCGCCGAGCAGCACCGGGTCCGAAAAGGCTCTGTTGAGCAATGCGTCCAGTCGGCGCGCCGCGTCATGATCGGCTTCGGCGTTTGAAGTGGGCCAAACTGGACAATGATGGTTGGCGGTGCCGATGTTCGAGGCACCCGCGGCCCGCAGAGCCTGGACCGCGAGGCCGTGGGCGAGGTGTTGGTGGTGTGCGGTGGGGAGGGCGTCCAAGAGCAGTGTCCGTCCGGGCGCGTACTCACCGATCGCGTACCCGAACACCGTCGTCACCATCGGCTCGTTGAGGGGGATCCACATCCGCACGCGATCAGCGAAGCGCTCGCCGAGGACCGAGGCGTACTCGGCGAACCGGTACGCCGTCTCCCGGTTCAGCCAGCCGCCGTCGTCCTCCAGCGGTTGCGGGGTGTCCCAGTGGTAGACCGTCGCCACCGGCGCGATGTCCGCTTCGCAGAGCGCGTCGATCAGCCGGTCGTAGAAGGCAAGGCCCGCCGCGTTCGGCGCGCCGGACCCCGTCGGCTGGATCCGCGGCCAGGCGAAGGAGAAGCGGTAGGCGCCGACACCCAGCTCGGTCAGCAGCGCGACGTCCTCCGGCCAGCGGTGGTAGTGGTCGCAGGCGACGTCGGCCTGCCCGGGGGCGAAGGTGTCCCACACCGACGGTCCGCGCCCGTCTTCGCTGGTGGCGCCCTCGATCTGGAAGGCCGAAGTGGACACGCCCCACAGGAAGCCGGGCGGGAAGGCGAGGTTCTCCACGAGCGACGTCCCTTCATCGGGGCTAACGTGAAAAGTTCTCAAATGCTAGCCCTTCCCTCGACCGGGGGGAAGCGGTCCGGCGCGCTAAAGTCCCTGTTCAGAGCACCAGAAGGAGCACAACGTGTCGGAGACCCAGGCGACGACGACCCCGCTTCGCCGGCAGCCCGTCCAGCAGCGCAGCGCGAAGCGGGTCGAGCAGATGCTGGACGCGAGCGCCGAGCTCATCGACGAGGTCGGTTATGACGCGTTGACCACCACCCTGATCGCGAAGCGCGCCGGGGTCGCCGTCGGGTCGCTGTACCAGTTCTTCCCCGACAAGCGGGCGGTCGTGCGGGCGCTGACGCAACGCAACCTCGACCGGTTCGTGCAGGCCGTGAGCGAGCGGCTGAGCCGCGAGGACCCGCGGCACTGGTGGGACGTCGTCGACTCGGTGCTGGACATCTACCTGGAGATGCACCGGACCGTGCCGGGCTTCTCGAAGGTGCACTTCGGCGACGTGGTGGACCGGCAGCTGCTCGACGACAGCCGGGACAACAACCGGGTCATCGCGGACTCGCTCGCCGACCTCGTCGGGAAGTACATCGACCTGAACACGCCACGCCTGTCGCTGGCGATGACGGTCGCCATCGAGGCCGCGGACGGGCTGCTGAAGCTGGCCTTCCACCGCGACCCCGAGGGCGACGCGGAAATCGTGGGCGAGACCAAGCACCTCATCAAGCAGTACTTGGCCTCGCGCCTCGGCGAATAGGAACGTGTCAGCGCGGCTTGCGGGGCGGTGCGGGTAGCGGTGCGAGCTGCCTGCATGGCGCAAGCGGCTGCGCCGCGTACCAGAGCGGTCAGCCCTCTTCGAAGTAGTGGCCCGCGTCGAGGTCGGCGAGCAGGCCGGGGTGCTCCGGCTTCCAGTCCAGCAGCCGCTGGGTGCGCTCGCTGGACGCCGCGTTGTCCATCGCCGCGAAGCGGGCCAGGAAGCCGAAGTGCTCCTCCGCCTGCTCGGCCGGGATGCTCTCCGTCGGCAACCCCAGGTGGCGGCCGATGGCCTCGGCGATCTGCCGGAACGGGACGCCCTCGTCCCCCACGGCGTGCAACCGCGAACCGGCCGGGGCCTTCTCCAGCGCCAGGCGGTAGAGCCGCGCGGCGTCCAGCGTGTGCACGGCGGGCCAGCGGTTGACGCCGTCGCCGAGGTAGCCGGACCGGCCCGCCTTCCGCGCGGCGGCGATCAGGACCGGGACGAAACCGTGCTTGTCCAGTGAGCTGTGCACGGTCGGCGGGAGCCGGACCACCGACGACCGGATCCCGCGGTCGGCGAACCCGATGAGCTCGTTCTCCGCGTCGATCCGATAGCCGCCGGGCATCACGTCCTCCTCGGTGGCGGCCCGGTCCAGCCCGAGCTCGGCGACCATCCCGGTACCCGAGGTCCCGACCAGCGGCTTGCCGGTGCCGGCCAGCACCTCGCCGAACGCCCGCACGACGGCCAGGTCGGTGTCGCCCGCGGTCGCGAAGTCCCCGGCGGTCATGGCCTCGTGGTCGAAGGCGAGGTGGATGACGCCATCCGCCTCGGCCGCCGCCTCCCGCAGGCCGTCCAGGTCCCGCAGGTCGCCCCGCCGCACCTGCGCGCCGGCGGCGGACAGCTTCGCGGCCGAGGCCTCCGACCGCGCCAGGCCGACCACCTCGTGACCAGCCGAAAGCAGCTCCGGGACGACCGCCGAACCGACGTGCCCGGACGCGCCCGTGACGAAAACCCGCATGGAATCCTCCTCAGTGATGTCACTTGGTGACATCAGCAACGATAGCACCGCATGACACTTGGTGTCATCACCTAGACTGGGCCCATGGTCAGGTGGGAGCCCAACGCGCCTGAGCGGCTGTCGCGCGCCGCGCTGGAGCTGTTCACCGAGCGGGGGTACGACAACACGACGGTCGCGGAGATCGCGGAGCGCACCGGGCTGACGAAGCGGACCTTCTTCCGGCACTTCGCCGACAAGCGCGAGGTGCTGTTCGGCGGTCAGGACGCGCTGGTCAAGGTTCTCGCGGAGGCGATCACCGCCGTGCCCGATCCGGTCGAACCGCTGGCGGCGATCGGCGCGGCTCTCGAAGCCACCGCGGTGTTCTTCGGGCCGGAGCGGCTGAAGTGGGCGCAGGAACGGCAGGCCGTCATCGACGCCAACCCCGAGCTGCAGGAGCGCGAGCTGCTCAAGCTCGCCACGCTCACCACCGCCTTCCGGGACGCCCTGCGGGAACGCGGCGTGCCGGAACCCGGCGCGAGCCTCGCCGCCGAGATCGGGAACCTCGCCTTCCGGACCGCGTTCACCCGCTGGATCGACCCGGCCAACCAGCTGGA
The window above is part of the Amycolatopsis thermoflava N1165 genome. Proteins encoded here:
- a CDS encoding TetR/AcrR family transcriptional regulator; the encoded protein is MSETQATTTPLRRQPVQQRSAKRVEQMLDASAELIDEVGYDALTTTLIAKRAGVAVGSLYQFFPDKRAVVRALTQRNLDRFVQAVSERLSREDPRHWWDVVDSVLDIYLEMHRTVPGFSKVHFGDVVDRQLLDDSRDNNRVIADSLADLVGKYIDLNTPRLSLAMTVAIEAADGLLKLAFHRDPEGDAEIVGETKHLIKQYLASRLGE
- a CDS encoding MFS transporter; this translates as MTGTRTPDALAEPDVPVRAGWVSLLFGANIGLWLGIYAPIQVLLPEQAEHLDAADKELVFGIVTGVGAVVALLTNPLVGLASDRTRSRFGRRHPWTLAGALCGALGLVVLALAPNVAVMVVGWCLVQAGLGGMLATLTSAVPDRVPVGQRARIGGLVGISQMLGTVLGAVLVTVLVTSLPGGYLACAAVVVLGAAAFVLRTRDIALPRDWRPATGFRAVLRELWVSPRRHPDFAWAWGCHFLINLGNALGTFFLLFFLKDAVHHPDPDTGLLIMMGLYGVALVIGGLVVGPLSDRTGRRKPFVLGAVVVMAAAAVVLVLWQTWPAALAASPLLGVGFGAYWAVALAILTEVLPAAQDRAKDLGVINIANALPQVIAPVSATVILAELGGYPGLFAASAVATLAAGAFVLRVRSVR
- a CDS encoding SDR family oxidoreductase, whose protein sequence is MRVFVTGASGHVGSAVVPELLSAGHEVVGLARSEASAAKLSAAGAQVRRGDLRDLDGLREAAAEADGVIHLAFDHEAMTAGDFATAGDTDLAVVRAFGEVLAGTGKPLVGTSGTGMVAELGLDRAATEEDVMPGGYRIDAENELIGFADRGIRSSVVRLPPTVHSSLDKHGFVPVLIAAARKAGRSGYLGDGVNRWPAVHTLDAARLYRLALEKAPAGSRLHAVGDEGVPFRQIAEAIGRHLGLPTESIPAEQAEEHFGFLARFAAMDNAASSERTQRLLDWKPEHPGLLADLDAGHYFEEG
- a CDS encoding GH1 family beta-glucosidase, whose protein sequence is MENLAFPPGFLWGVSTSAFQIEGATSEDGRGPSVWDTFAPGQADVACDHYHRWPEDVALLTELGVGAYRFSFAWPRIQPTGSGAPNAAGLAFYDRLIDALCEADIAPVATVYHWDTPQPLEDDGGWLNRETAYRFAEYASVLGERFADRVRMWIPLNEPMVTTVFGYAIGEYAPGRTLLLDALPTAHHQHLAHGLAVQALRAAGASNIGTANHHCPVWPTSNAEADHDAARRLDALLNRAFSDPVLLGAYPAEIEPHLPAGYADDLVNIGQPLDFYGVNYYEPQGAAAPGEGNPLPFELRPIEGFPRTTNDSPIVPAALHELLVGLRDRYGEKLPPIYLTENGASFDGVHDQERIDFLDAHLRSVAAAITAGVEVRGYFVWSLLDNFEWSKGYAPRFGLVHVDYETQRRTPKDSFSWYRKLVRA
- a CDS encoding TetR/AcrR family transcriptional regulator, translating into MVRWEPNAPERLSRAALELFTERGYDNTTVAEIAERTGLTKRTFFRHFADKREVLFGGQDALVKVLAEAITAVPDPVEPLAAIGAALEATAVFFGPERLKWAQERQAVIDANPELQERELLKLATLTTAFRDALRERGVPEPGASLAAEIGNLAFRTAFTRWIDPANQLDFAELTRRTLDELRQAAATLA